The following is a genomic window from Syntrophobacterales bacterium.
ACGTGCGAACCTGAGCCGTTTCTGAAACTGACCGGGGGAAGTGGAACAACATTAAAAGCCATTGTCTGCAAAGGATTGTGAAGCGGCGCTGACCATACGTCAGAAAAAGGCCTGGTGTCAAGAAAAAAGTATCGTACAAAAAACTTGACAGCGGCAAGGCCATTCAATATACGAAACAGCGAATATTTTCAAAATAATTTCCAAGCAACGCAGAGGTCCTGGAAGGGCGGATGTCGGGAAGTTTTCTTGACAAAACGTTTAGCGGGGCCTTGAGTCGCTATAAAATAATCAGGAGGGATTTCATGGACGTTAAAAAGGTTGTAGTTCTCGGGGCGGGCGCTATGGGACACGGCATAGCGCAGGTAGCGGCGATGGCCGGTTATAAAGTGGTATTGCGCGATATCAATGAAGAGTTTGTCCAGCGAGGTTATTCACGAATCAAGGAAGACCTGGAACGCCGGGTAAAAAAGGGCAGGATGGCGGAGGCTCAGAAGAACGATCTATTGGCTGCAATCACGCCGATTGTCGATCTGAAAAAGGCGGTGAAGGATGCAGACATCATCGTGGAAGCGGTGCCGGAGATAATGAAACTGAAGCATGAGGTTTTGAGCGAGGCCGCGAAACTTTGCCCGAAGAAGACAGTTTTTGCCACCAATACCTCTTCCCTCAGCATCACGGAGATCGCCAAGGTCCTGGACAATCCCGGCCGCGTGGTCGGCCTCCACTTTTTCAATCCGGTTCCGGTCATGAAGCTCGTGGAGATTATCTACGGGGAGAAAACTGATGAAAAGTCCGTGCAGATTATTGAATCTTTTACGAAAAAATTAGGGAAAACACCAATTTATGTGCGGAAGGACGTCCCCGGTTTTGTTGTAAACAGGATTTTCGTGCCTTTTTCGAACGAGGCTGCCTGGGTATTGCACAACAAGGAGGTTGCCACGCCCTTTGAGGTGGATGCCGCAATCAAATACCGTCTAGGCTTGCCGATGGGCATGCTCGAGCTGCTCGACGTCCTGGGCAACGGCGCCATCGACGTTCAATACCATGTCAGCAATTACTTCAGGGAAACCATTGGCGAGTCGTGGGGTCCGCCGACCAATCTGACCGAGCTATTCAAGGCCGGCTTGCTGGGGAAAAAGAGCGGGAAAGGGTTTTATGACTGGTCCGATCCTGCCAATAAAAATGAAATTCCGCTGAGCGCCGGGCGCACCTTTGACCCGCTCCGGGTAGTGGTCATCGCGATCAATGAGGCGGCAAACCTGCTGATTGACAAGGTCGCGACCAAAAGCGATATTGACGTCGGCACATTGCTGGGACTCGGCTTCCCCCGCGGCATCTTGCGGATGGCTGACGATATCGGGATTGACGTAGTGGTGGATGAACTAAACAGGCTGTATAAAAATTTTAAAGAGGCGCGCTACAAGGCATCGTCATTGCTCGTGAAGATGGTAAAAGAGGGGAAGACCGGCAGGAAGGCCGGCCAGGGATTCTATTCGGCGGCGGAACCGGAAAACATCAAATTTGCGGTTGACGACAAGATGGTGGCGACGCTCACCTTGAACAGGCCCCAGCGGGCCAACGCCCTCAACCTGGCTTTCTTGGACGAGATCAATGCAGTGCTCGATGTTGTGGAAAAAGACGTCAACATCAGGTGTCTAATCATTACCGGTGCGGGCAAGAATTTCTGCGCCGGCGCTGACATGTCCGGCTTTGCGTCGGGAATCCCCGGGGATATGATGCGCTTTTCCGATCGCGGTCATGAGGTATTTACCAGATTGGAGACCTTGTCCAAGCCCGTGATTGCAGCGATAAACGGCGCCGCAATGGGCGGAGGTCTGGAGCTGGCCTTGGCTTGCGATCTGCGGATCATGAGCAGCAAGGCCTTTGTCCAGTTGCCGGAGGTCAATCTTGGCCTTTTCCCCGGCTGGGGAGGAACCCAGCGCCTGCCCCGGCTCATCGGGATGGGCAAGGCGAAGCAGGCGATCTTCATGGCGGAGAAAATCGATGCGCAAAAGGCGCTGGACTATGGCCTGGCCAATTTCATCGCGGAGCCGGAGGGGTTTGCCGAATTTGTCCAAAAGACCGCGGAAACGTTAGCAAAAACGAGTCCGCTCGGTTTGAAAATGGCGAAGAAGATCATGTATTACGGCGCCCAGGCGGATCAGCGGACCGGGCTTTTCCTGGAAGGCGCTTCCTCCGGCGACGTCTGCACAACCGATGACATCAGCGAAGGCATCACGGCCTTTATGAATAGACGCCCGGCAGTTTACAAGGGCCGGTAATCCCCATCAGCCCGCCCGTCTCCGGGGTGATCAGGGCAGAAGGGGAATTGTTCTGTAAAGGGGCAGCAAAGGGAAGGTTATGGAAGAACTGGGGGTGTTGATCTACGGTTACAACGGTGAAGACGCGTCGCGCCTCAGCGTTTTTCTTGACGATGCGGTAGGCTGTCACGTTTTCCTGATGAGCGCCTCCGGAAAAAACGGGGAGAAGGTCATTGATATCCTGGAAAACAGGGCCAACGATTCCTTTGCTGACGAAGAGACGAAAATCCTGCTGCTCCTCGGCTTTACCGAGGAGCAGGTCAGGACGGTTCTGGGCAGCTTTCCGTCGGGCGAAGGGGCGCCCCAGCGCCCCATCTTCTGCATGCTGACAGAAGAAAACCGGAACTGGCCGCTGGATCGCCTGCTTGAACACCTCGAAGCGGAACGTCGCTACTGGGCCGAAAAAAAGCCTGACGTGCAGTCATGACGGAAGCCGACATCCGGGGCGTTGAAAATCATGGATGCCCGACAAAAGCATTGTGTACATTAAGCTCCGCTTTCGGGCATGACAAAATGTTTTGCAATTGAGCCAATTGCAAAACCATTTGTCATTCCCGAATGTCTCTATCGGGAATATGGTTTTTTCAAGCAGTTAGAACCAGATTATGAACATTAAACTTCGTTTTCCCGCTCAGAATCGTTGCGGGAATGACAAGAATGGGGAGTTTTGCAATTGCCTCAATTGGCTCAGTTAAAAAAATTTATAGGGGGAAAAGAAGTGACCGGTGCAGCCGAAAAGATGGACGAGCTTAAGCAGGAGGAATTGGTCGGACTCGTTGTCGATTTTTTTCACCGGACGATGGTTCACCACACCCTCTGGTTTAAGGAAGTGGAGCATCAGATGGGGATGGCCAAGGCTCTCGATATTATGGGAGCGGTTTGGGACAAAAGCAGCGCGCTGCAGATGAAGCGTCTCTCCGAGGCCTTCGGCTTCGAGCTGGAAAACGGCGTGCCGAAGGCGCTGGCAGCGATGCCGAAGGAGAAACTCCTGGAGGTAATCGGCGATCTGGGGAAAAACTGGCTCGCCAACGACGGCATCTGGTTCCAGGAGGTCGAGAACCGTGACAGCCTCTTTGACGCCAAACGCTGCAACGATTCCTGCTGGGCCCGTTTT
Proteins encoded in this region:
- a CDS encoding 3-hydroxyacyl-CoA dehydrogenase/enoyl-CoA hydratase family protein; the protein is MDVKKVVVLGAGAMGHGIAQVAAMAGYKVVLRDINEEFVQRGYSRIKEDLERRVKKGRMAEAQKNDLLAAITPIVDLKKAVKDADIIVEAVPEIMKLKHEVLSEAAKLCPKKTVFATNTSSLSITEIAKVLDNPGRVVGLHFFNPVPVMKLVEIIYGEKTDEKSVQIIESFTKKLGKTPIYVRKDVPGFVVNRIFVPFSNEAAWVLHNKEVATPFEVDAAIKYRLGLPMGMLELLDVLGNGAIDVQYHVSNYFRETIGESWGPPTNLTELFKAGLLGKKSGKGFYDWSDPANKNEIPLSAGRTFDPLRVVVIAINEAANLLIDKVATKSDIDVGTLLGLGFPRGILRMADDIGIDVVVDELNRLYKNFKEARYKASSLLVKMVKEGKTGRKAGQGFYSAAEPENIKFAVDDKMVATLTLNRPQRANALNLAFLDEINAVLDVVEKDVNIRCLIITGAGKNFCAGADMSGFASGIPGDMMRFSDRGHEVFTRLETLSKPVIAAINGAAMGGGLELALACDLRIMSSKAFVQLPEVNLGLFPGWGGTQRLPRLIGMGKAKQAIFMAEKIDAQKALDYGLANFIAEPEGFAEFVQKTAETLAKTSPLGLKMAKKIMYYGAQADQRTGLFLEGASSGDVCTTDDISEGITAFMNRRPAVYKGR
- a CDS encoding DUF3783 domain-containing protein, with protein sequence MEELGVLIYGYNGEDASRLSVFLDDAVGCHVFLMSASGKNGEKVIDILENRANDSFADEETKILLLLGFTEEQVRTVLGSFPSGEGAPQRPIFCMLTEENRNWPLDRLLEHLEAERRYWAEKKPDVQS
- a CDS encoding cytosolic protein codes for the protein MDELKQEELVGLVVDFFHRTMVHHTLWFKEVEHQMGMAKALDIMGAVWDKSSALQMKRLSEAFGFELENGVPKALAAMPKEKLLEVIGDLGKNWLANDGIWFQEVENRDSLFDAKRCNDSCWARFSPFEAWSIKRFLNLPENPGLPGLKRALGFRLYAGINVQTTIEEGPNSLLFQMNDCRVQTARKRRGLADYPCKSGGSVEYSTFAAQIDPRIETTCVACPPDAHPPEWFCAWRFTLDQPIATL